Proteins encoded together in one Deinococcus irradiatisoli window:
- the xpt gene encoding xanthine phosphoribosyltransferase translates to MQALVSAIRQHGVILPGGILKVDGLVNHQLLPELTREMGVRFARHFRDLKPNKVLTIEVSGIAPALMTAVELGVPMVYARKKKPITMKEPSFTAQSVSRTKGGVVDLFVSSEFLGPDDRVIVIDDFLASGGTLRALANMISSSGAALLGLGCVIEKDFEQGRANLADLNVPIHTLANILELSEERGVVVEEGR, encoded by the coding sequence ATGCAAGCCCTCGTCTCGGCCATTCGGCAGCACGGCGTCATTTTGCCCGGCGGTATCCTCAAGGTGGACGGTCTGGTCAACCACCAGCTTCTCCCCGAACTCACCCGCGAAATGGGGGTGCGCTTCGCCCGGCACTTCCGCGACCTGAAGCCCAACAAGGTGCTGACCATCGAGGTGAGCGGCATCGCTCCGGCGCTGATGACGGCTGTGGAACTCGGCGTACCGATGGTGTACGCCCGCAAGAAAAAGCCCATCACCATGAAAGAGCCCTCGTTCACCGCCCAGTCGGTCAGCCGCACCAAGGGCGGGGTGGTGGACCTGTTCGTTTCCAGTGAATTCCTGGGGCCGGACGACCGGGTGATCGTGATCGACGACTTTCTGGCCTCGGGCGGCACCTTGCGGGCGCTGGCGAACATGATCAGTTCCAGCGGCGCGGCCCTGCTGGGCCTGGGCTGCGTGATCGAAAAAGACTTCGAGCAGGGCCGCGCCAACCTGGCCGACCTGAACGTGCCGATTCACACCCTGGCGAACATCCTCGAACTCAGCGAGGAGCGCGGCGTGGTGGTGGAAGAGGGCCGCTGA
- a CDS encoding potassium channel family protein: MKAKQCLVVGLGRFGTAVATTLYEMGHEVVAVDQKEENVERVLNLVTHAAILDATEERALRSIGIADFDVVIVAIGTDVQANILATMNAKSLGAPYVVCKAIDEMARRVLERVGADLVIRPEHDMGVRLARQIATPNIVDTLDLGSDYSIVEIEANERLRGSLKALNLSNRFGVQVIAVNRSGRIEITPRAEEELRPHDKLVLIGTSHSIDELRRFLGS; encoded by the coding sequence ATGAAAGCCAAACAATGCCTGGTCGTCGGGCTGGGCCGCTTCGGCACGGCGGTGGCGACCACCCTCTATGAGATGGGCCACGAAGTCGTGGCGGTGGACCAGAAAGAAGAGAATGTCGAGCGGGTGCTCAATCTGGTGACGCACGCCGCCATTCTCGACGCCACCGAGGAGCGGGCGCTGCGCTCGATCGGCATCGCCGACTTCGACGTGGTGATCGTCGCCATCGGCACCGACGTGCAGGCCAACATCCTGGCGACCATGAACGCCAAGAGCCTGGGCGCGCCGTACGTGGTGTGCAAGGCCATCGACGAGATGGCCCGCCGGGTGCTGGAGCGCGTCGGCGCCGATCTGGTGATCCGGCCCGAACACGACATGGGCGTGCGGCTGGCCCGCCAGATCGCTACCCCCAACATCGTGGACACCCTGGATCTGGGCAGCGATTACTCGATCGTGGAGATCGAGGCCAACGAGCGCCTGCGCGGCAGCCTCAAGGCCCTGAACCTGAGTAACCGCTTCGGGGTGCAGGTGATCGCCGTGAACCGCAGCGGGCGCATCGAGATCACCCCGCGCGCCGAGGAGGAACTGCGCCCGCACGACAAGCTGGTCCTGATCGGCACCAGCCACTCGATCGACGAACTGCGCCGCTTTCTGGGCAGCTGA
- a CDS encoding acyl-CoA carboxylase subunit beta, giving the protein MTLNLELQELIAEMEQRRAKVEAGGGEEKLQKQRDAGKLTARERIDALLDPGSFLEFSTFTEHGGGLLMRGVEAPGEGVITGSGTIHGRQVFVFSQDFTVLGGSLGKRNAQKVTKIMDLAAKTGCPVIGLNDSAGARIQEGVDSLSGYGEIFYRNAVYSGVVPQISAILGPCAGGAVYSPALTDFILMSRGSSFMFITGPEVIKSVTREEVTFDQLGGADVHNRKSGVAHLEFDGDEAVLQGVRQLLHYLPQNAREKPPLRPTDDPVERQTPELLDLVTPDQRRPYAMHDVIHSLVDDGEFFEIQPLWAKNILCGFAHLGGQVVGIVANNPKVMAGTLNIDASDKAARFIRTCDCYNIPILTLVDVTGFLPGVAQEHAGIIRHGAKMLYAYAEASVPKITLITRKSYGGAYLAMNSRDMGADVVYAWPTAAVAVMGAEGAANIVYRREIQKSGNPDQTRAEKIREYKEAFDNPYVAAAKGYIDDVIPMEDTRRRLIATFRMLADKEEQRPYRKHGNMPL; this is encoded by the coding sequence ATGACCCTCAATCTGGAACTTCAGGAACTCATCGCCGAGATGGAGCAGCGCCGCGCCAAAGTGGAGGCTGGCGGCGGTGAGGAAAAACTGCAAAAGCAGCGCGACGCGGGCAAGCTCACTGCCCGCGAGCGCATTGACGCCCTGCTCGACCCCGGCAGCTTTCTGGAATTCTCCACCTTCACCGAGCACGGCGGCGGTTTGCTGATGCGCGGCGTAGAAGCGCCGGGCGAAGGCGTCATCACCGGCAGCGGCACCATTCACGGCCGGCAGGTGTTCGTGTTCTCGCAGGACTTCACGGTGCTGGGCGGCTCGCTGGGCAAGCGCAACGCCCAAAAAGTCACCAAGATCATGGATCTGGCCGCCAAGACCGGCTGCCCGGTGATTGGCCTCAACGACTCGGCCGGGGCGCGGATTCAGGAAGGGGTGGATTCGCTGAGCGGCTACGGCGAGATCTTCTACCGCAACGCGGTGTACTCCGGCGTGGTGCCGCAGATCAGCGCCATTCTGGGGCCGTGCGCCGGCGGCGCGGTGTACTCTCCGGCCCTGACCGACTTCATCCTGATGAGCCGGGGCAGCAGTTTCATGTTCATCACCGGGCCGGAAGTCATCAAGAGCGTCACCCGCGAGGAAGTCACCTTCGACCAGCTCGGCGGCGCCGACGTGCACAACCGCAAGAGCGGGGTGGCCCACCTCGAATTCGACGGCGACGAAGCGGTGCTTCAGGGCGTGCGCCAGCTGCTGCACTACCTGCCGCAGAACGCCCGCGAGAAACCCCCGCTGCGCCCCACCGACGACCCGGTGGAGCGCCAGACGCCGGAACTGCTCGACCTGGTCACGCCGGACCAGCGCCGCCCCTACGCCATGCACGACGTGATTCACTCGCTGGTCGACGACGGCGAGTTCTTCGAAATCCAGCCGTTGTGGGCCAAGAACATCCTCTGCGGCTTCGCGCACCTCGGCGGGCAGGTGGTGGGCATCGTGGCGAACAACCCCAAGGTGATGGCCGGCACGCTCAACATCGACGCCTCCGACAAGGCCGCCCGCTTTATCCGCACCTGCGACTGCTACAACATCCCGATTCTGACCTTGGTGGACGTCACCGGCTTTTTGCCAGGCGTGGCACAGGAACACGCCGGGATCATCCGCCACGGCGCCAAGATGCTCTACGCCTACGCCGAGGCCAGCGTGCCGAAAATTACCCTGATCACCCGCAAGAGTTACGGCGGGGCCTACCTCGCCATGAACAGCCGCGACATGGGCGCCGACGTGGTGTATGCCTGGCCCACCGCCGCCGTCGCGGTGATGGGCGCCGAAGGTGCGGCCAACATCGTGTACCGCCGTGAGATTCAGAAATCAGGCAACCCCGATCAGACGCGGGCCGAGAAGATTCGCGAATACAAGGAAGCCTTCGACAACCCCTACGTCGCTGCTGCCAAGGGCTATATCGACGACGTGATTCCGATGGAAGATACCCGCCGCCGCTTGATCGCCACCTTCAGGATGCTCGCTGACAAAGAGGAGCAGCGGCCCTACCGCAAGCACGGAAATATGCCGCTATAA
- a CDS encoding TrkH family potassium uptake protein, translated as MRRPILSKFSPPQLIALTFALTILLGGALLASPATHQAGHSLSPVQALFMATSALCVTGLSVVDVGSTFNLFGQLVVLALVQIGGLGIITFGTLFAFLLGRRINFSERIRLAQQVSAFEVGGVVRLIRQIFAFTLIAELIGAAVLALRFVPLEGWGRGLYFAVFHAVSAYNNAGFSLYPDGLMRFARDPLISLAISVLVILGGMGFIVQINVLSHWRNPRRDRMLVHSKIVLSVMAALLVIGTLLFMLFEWQNPRTLGPLPFGDKLLASFFQGMTPRTAGFNTVDYAAVTQPTIFITIILMFIGANPGSTGGGIKTSTFFVMMMAAISLVRGRGDLVAFGRRVARETVVRAMTVGLLSMGLVNTGVLLMLIANHDNALSFERLFFETVSAFGTVGLSMNATFSLNPSQELILLVLMYLGRIGPLTFAVAFGSSNKNEVVRYAPERDILIG; from the coding sequence ATGCGACGCCCGATTCTGAGCAAATTCAGCCCGCCGCAACTCATCGCCCTGACGTTTGCCCTCACCATCCTGCTGGGCGGCGCGCTGCTGGCCTCGCCGGCCACCCACCAGGCCGGCCACAGCCTCAGCCCCGTTCAGGCGCTGTTCATGGCGACGAGTGCGCTGTGCGTCACCGGGCTGTCGGTGGTGGACGTGGGCAGCACCTTCAACCTCTTCGGGCAGCTGGTGGTGCTGGCGCTGGTTCAGATCGGCGGGCTGGGCATCATCACCTTCGGCACCCTGTTCGCTTTTTTGCTGGGGCGGCGCATCAACTTCTCCGAGCGCATCCGGCTGGCGCAGCAGGTCTCGGCCTTCGAGGTGGGCGGGGTGGTGCGCCTGATTCGCCAGATCTTCGCCTTCACCCTGATCGCCGAACTGATCGGGGCCGCCGTGCTGGCCCTGCGCTTCGTGCCGCTGGAAGGCTGGGGACGCGGACTGTACTTCGCGGTGTTTCACGCCGTCAGCGCCTACAACAATGCCGGCTTCAGCCTCTACCCCGACGGTCTGATGCGCTTTGCCCGCGACCCGCTGATCAGCCTGGCCATCAGCGTGCTGGTGATTCTGGGCGGCATGGGCTTCATCGTGCAGATCAACGTGCTCAGCCACTGGCGCAACCCCCGGCGCGACCGCATGCTGGTGCACAGCAAGATCGTGCTGTCGGTGATGGCCGCGCTGCTCGTCATCGGCACGCTGCTCTTCATGCTCTTCGAGTGGCAAAACCCGCGCACGCTGGGGCCGCTGCCGTTCGGCGACAAGCTGCTGGCCAGTTTCTTTCAGGGCATGACGCCGCGCACCGCCGGGTTCAACACCGTGGACTACGCCGCTGTCACCCAGCCCACCATCTTTATCACCATCATCCTGATGTTCATCGGCGCCAATCCAGGCTCGACCGGCGGCGGCATCAAGACCAGCACCTTTTTCGTGATGATGATGGCCGCCATCAGCCTGGTGCGCGGGCGCGGCGATCTGGTGGCCTTCGGGCGGCGGGTGGCGCGCGAAACGGTGGTGCGGGCCATGACGGTGGGCCTGCTGAGCATGGGCCTGGTCAACACCGGGGTGCTGTTGATGCTGATCGCCAACCACGACAACGCCCTCTCGTTCGAGCGCCTGTTCTTCGAAACGGTCAGCGCCTTCGGCACGGTAGGACTGAGCATGAACGCCACCTTCTCGCTCAATCCCAGCCAGGAACTGATCCTGCTGGTGCTGATGTACCTGGGCCGCATCGGACCGCTGACCTTCGCGGTGGCCTTCGGGAGCAGCAACAAGAACGAGGTGGTGCGTTACGCCCCGGAGCGCGACATCCTGATCGGCTGA
- a CDS encoding methyltransferase domain-containing protein has protein sequence MPRPQTKKSRRPVGPTGPAAEYEIEALSGIEHVALEELATVPGVRDVREGRFWFPGDPARLTRLRGSVAVYRIKTFDVPRPKALLGHQQLGDLAAFLRPVIAYGGHQSFRLSAAGRESATMRRLAEELESLLGVPHHPEEGELLIRLRPTENPNRIIEKLPPERFAASRGPRTAASGRFPRRDGRQEWNVPDDEAEPEVEPEQRFETGWDVLARLTPRPLSARPWRVCNMAGGLNATIAFAVFKLAGVREQDRIFNPMSGSGTLLIERDLLGPSAALVGVDTDPDAVRCAQQNIEAAKRQIEVAQVDALETGLPPRSFDLIVADLPWGDAITVRGGNEALYTAFLKEMHRLCSRQGRLVVLTHELKLFERLLTEQDRWHAHELFQVYSGGHHPKAYLLSKS, from the coding sequence ATGCCGCGTCCCCAGACCAAAAAATCCCGCCGCCCGGTCGGCCCGACCGGCCCCGCCGCCGAGTACGAGATCGAAGCGCTCAGCGGCATAGAGCATGTGGCGCTCGAAGAACTCGCCACCGTGCCGGGCGTGCGTGACGTGCGGGAAGGCCGTTTCTGGTTTCCCGGCGATCCGGCCCGCCTGACCCGGCTGCGCGGCAGCGTGGCGGTGTACCGCATCAAGACCTTCGACGTGCCGCGCCCCAAGGCGCTGCTGGGCCATCAGCAACTCGGCGATCTGGCGGCGTTCCTGCGCCCGGTGATCGCTTACGGCGGCCACCAGAGCTTTCGCCTCAGCGCGGCCGGGCGCGAATCGGCCACCATGCGGCGGCTGGCCGAGGAACTCGAAAGCCTGCTGGGTGTTCCGCACCACCCCGAGGAAGGCGAACTGCTGATTCGCCTGCGCCCCACCGAGAACCCCAACCGCATCATCGAGAAGCTGCCCCCGGAGCGCTTCGCCGCTTCGCGTGGACCGCGCACGGCGGCCTCGGGCCGCTTCCCGCGCCGCGACGGGCGTCAGGAGTGGAACGTGCCGGACGACGAGGCCGAGCCCGAAGTCGAGCCGGAGCAGCGCTTCGAGACCGGCTGGGACGTGCTGGCCCGCCTCACCCCGCGCCCGCTCTCGGCGCGGCCCTGGCGGGTGTGCAACATGGCCGGCGGGCTGAACGCCACCATCGCCTTCGCGGTGTTCAAGCTGGCCGGGGTGCGCGAGCAGGACCGCATCTTCAATCCGATGAGCGGCAGCGGCACCCTGCTGATCGAGCGCGACCTGCTCGGCCCGAGTGCGGCGCTGGTGGGCGTGGACACCGACCCGGACGCGGTGCGCTGCGCCCAGCAGAACATCGAGGCCGCCAAGCGCCAGATCGAGGTGGCGCAGGTGGACGCGCTCGAGACCGGGTTGCCCCCGCGCAGCTTCGACCTGATCGTGGCCGATCTGCCCTGGGGTGACGCCATCACCGTGCGCGGCGGCAACGAAGCGCTCTATACGGCGTTCCTGAAGGAAATGCACCGGCTGTGCTCGCGTCAGGGCCGGCTGGTGGTGCTGACCCACGAACTCAAGCTGTTCGAGCGCTTGCTCACCGAACAGGACCGCTGGCATGCCCACGAACTGTTTCAGGTCTACAGCGGCGGCCACCATCCCAAGGCGTACCTGCTCAGCAAGAGCTGA
- a CDS encoding general stress protein, producing MSMRPNPLLGDPTRSRVVIATYPDYLQAQRAVDYLSDHKFPVERTAIVGEGLKIVEQVTGRLDWTRALSLGMGQGAVTGIFIGLVFSFLGFGSERSFLALLIDGLLLGIIIGAVWGLLSYALSGGRRDFTSIGGMRADHYSVMADSEVAEQARDLIAGMPR from the coding sequence ATGAGCATGCGTCCCAATCCCTTGCTGGGCGACCCCACCCGCAGCCGGGTGGTGATCGCGACCTATCCCGATTACCTTCAGGCGCAGCGGGCGGTGGACTACCTCTCGGACCACAAGTTCCCGGTGGAGCGCACCGCCATCGTGGGGGAAGGCCTCAAGATCGTGGAGCAGGTGACCGGCCGTCTCGACTGGACGCGGGCGCTGAGCCTGGGCATGGGCCAGGGCGCGGTGACCGGCATTTTCATCGGGCTGGTGTTCTCGTTTTTGGGCTTCGGCAGCGAGCGCAGTTTCCTGGCCCTGTTGATCGACGGCCTGCTGCTGGGCATCATCATCGGGGCGGTGTGGGGGCTGCTGAGTTACGCGCTCAGCGGCGGCCGGCGTGACTTTACCAGTATCGGCGGCATGCGCGCCGACCACTACAGCGTGATGGCCGACAGCGAGGTGGCCGAGCAGGCCCGCGACCTGATCGCCGGCATGCCCCGGTGA
- the glpX gene encoding class II fructose-bisphosphatase has translation MTATRQRSDLEHALVLETARVTEAAALAASRFVGMGDKIAVDAAGTEAMRAVLNDLDIQGEVVIGEGEMDEAPMLYIGEKLGQGRYPVDIAVDPVEGTEVTAKGLPNGLAVIALSEKGGLMQAPDCYMEKLVVPPPAAGRVHLDWPVEANVGALAQALSRKPSDLLISILDRERHADLIGRVRRAGARVNLIKDGDVIASLAVGVRGTGIHALMGSGGAPEGVITAAAMKCLGAEIQGRFLAENDEQRERFRRMGVEEGRVYKTEELAPGQQIVFSGTGITNGDLLSGVRRFGGGARTHTLVMGYATRVVRFIDSVHLEDDGARVIIRV, from the coding sequence ATGACTGCCACCCGCCAGAGATCCGATTTGGAACATGCCCTCGTGCTGGAAACCGCCCGCGTCACCGAGGCCGCCGCGCTGGCCGCCAGCCGCTTCGTGGGCATGGGCGACAAGATCGCCGTGGACGCGGCCGGCACCGAGGCGATGCGCGCCGTACTTAACGACCTCGACATTCAGGGCGAAGTCGTAATCGGCGAGGGCGAGATGGACGAAGCCCCGATGCTGTACATCGGCGAGAAGCTGGGGCAGGGGCGCTATCCGGTGGACATCGCCGTGGACCCGGTGGAAGGCACCGAGGTGACGGCCAAGGGCCTGCCCAACGGCCTGGCGGTCATCGCACTCAGCGAGAAGGGCGGACTGATGCAGGCGCCGGACTGCTACATGGAAAAGCTGGTGGTGCCGCCGCCCGCCGCCGGCCGGGTACACCTCGACTGGCCGGTGGAAGCCAACGTGGGCGCGCTGGCCCAGGCCCTGAGCCGCAAGCCCTCGGACCTGCTGATCAGCATTCTCGACCGCGAGCGCCACGCCGACCTGATCGGGCGGGTGCGCCGGGCCGGAGCACGGGTCAATTTGATCAAGGACGGGGACGTGATCGCCAGCCTGGCGGTGGGCGTACGCGGCACCGGCATTCACGCGCTGATGGGCTCCGGCGGCGCGCCGGAAGGCGTCATCACGGCGGCGGCGATGAAGTGCCTGGGGGCCGAAATCCAGGGCCGTTTCCTGGCCGAGAACGACGAGCAGCGTGAACGCTTCCGGCGCATGGGCGTCGAGGAGGGCCGGGTCTACAAGACCGAGGAACTCGCCCCCGGCCAGCAGATCGTCTTTTCCGGCACCGGCATCACCAACGGCGACCTGCTCTCGGGCGTGCGGCGCTTCGGCGGCGGGGCCAGAACGCATACCCTGGTGATGGGCTACGCCACCCGGGTGGTGCGCTTCATCGACTCGGTGCACCTCGAAGACGACGGTGCGCGGGTCATCATCCGGGTCTGA
- a CDS encoding HNH endonuclease has translation MARKTPNTWPSPRPEAEPLVCALCQRETPTLTEHHLMPISQGRRKGIKVQDLPSVGLCAACHNYVHTTFSNADLAGFYGTLEALQDHEGVQKFVNWVKKQPIGKAVKVK, from the coding sequence ATGGCCCGCAAAACCCCCAACACCTGGCCCAGCCCCCGGCCAGAAGCCGAACCGCTCGTCTGTGCGCTGTGCCAGCGCGAAACGCCCACCCTCACCGAGCACCACCTGATGCCCATCTCGCAGGGGCGGCGCAAAGGCATCAAGGTGCAGGACCTGCCCAGCGTAGGGCTGTGCGCCGCCTGCCACAACTACGTGCACACGACCTTCTCGAACGCCGATCTGGCCGGGTTCTACGGCACCCTGGAAGCCCTGCAGGACCACGAAGGAGTGCAGAAGTTCGTGAACTGGGTGAAAAAGCAGCCGATCGGCAAGGCCGTCAAGGTGAAGTGA